The sequence AAACATTCTACTATTTGTCCAGGACTCATTAACACTGGTCAGGTTAACACCAAGTTAGATATGTGCTTGTTTGACAATACTGTAATCCATTTACTGTTGTTGGTGGTGCTAAAAAGCTGCTTCCGAAAGGGTCATCAAAAAAACCAGCTGCTGGTAAGGGATCTGGTCCTGATGGGTTTGGGGCAGGATTAGGCATGAAAGCAGCATCCAGGAGCACTCCTTCTGAGGAAGGGGTCAAGCTTAGAGCTGAAGCTGGGGTAGCAGTTGTAGAGGCCTGAAGTGCAGGTTTAGAAagctctgaaaataaaaaaagatattaaagtGTAGATCTATCACATAGTTATACACAAGCCAAAATTATGTCCAGGTTATTACCAATGGATTTTGCAGAGAGTTGGTTAATGTCAAAGTCATCATGGTCAGCTGCTTCCTGGGCTACACCAACTTTGTTGGAAAAGTACTGTTCAAATGCACCGTTGGAGATTTGGCCTGCCAGACTACCACTTCCAGGTTTTGCCATCTGGAAGTTTTTGAACATATCCTTCCCGGTTTTCAGCTCCTTTCCACCAAGGGGGTCCAAAGCTGTGAAAGCATTTTTAACAGCAGGTATCTCTTCTTTTGTAGGGGGCGGTCGACGAGGCAAAGGAGGGACACCTGAAGATGTCTGCCCTGTTTTTAGCTCTCCAGGAGAAGCAATTATAGGAGGAAACCCACTGGGCTGAAAAGGGTTGGATAGGGTGGCAGACTGGGGCCAGGCCACTATGGTTGCTGGTTGGCCCCAAGCTTGAGTGGCAGCTGGAGTGCCAAATGAAGAGGACATTTGTTGTCCCCAGTGAGGTAATGGTGCTCCCCCAAATGTACAGGGCTGGGGAAGAGAATTTAGTGATGAACCTTGGACAGCAGACTGGATAGGAAACATGGACTGGGCTGGTTGAACCCATGGACCTGTTTTAGGAGCTTGAACAGATGGTGGTCCCAATGACCATGATGCTAAAATGCAGGAAGGgaacaatgtttaaaaaacacatgGTTCTGAATAAGTATTAAATCTTTATTCACTGCACCATGGCAATATTTGTAGACAACGACAAAAACAGTAGCTCCTTTTTGCTGGCAATGTCCACTCGTCTCTTTCAGAGCAAACTGAagttattacaaaatattaaccTAAAAGTGAGTATTCCTTTCAGGATAGAAAATATCCCCATGCACAGGGCACAAGGAATGATTTAATGGGTACAAGTATTGGCATTCAGTGTCACCAGAAGAGATTTTGAACCAATATGCTAGAGAAAACACTCCACTACCAACATCTAAACATCAACTGTGTCAATATCTTTTGGAAGAATGGTGTTCAATCCTTCAGCACAATTCAGAGTCTCTATTCCAAGACTCAGCATAGAGGTTCTAGCAATTTGTAGTGACCAAACACCTTACCAAGTCAGAAATATCAAATCAATACACACCTTGATAGAGTCCACCTTAGTGtcatttttacaataaacatgCATTCAGAGTATGAAAAACATTATACCTTGTTAGACTGACTAGAAGTGTTCACTAACCAAGAGCAGGGTTGAACAGATCTGCTGGAACAGAGGAGGCAGACTGAGCAGTGGATGGACCCTCACCCTGAGCTGGTGATGCAAATATATTGGCCCCAAACATTTCATTTCCAGGAGACTACAAAGGGGGAAAAACACCACTCACATGCAAATTATACATAgacaacagatttttaaaatgttgcaaTTGTATTAAAAGatttagagagagaaaagaaaaaaaaattataaaaaaaaaaaaaattatacattacTACTGAGGCATACAAAGCAGACAGCTCCACTTTATGCGTACAGACAGCACATTACAACTACATTACACAGCACAACTGTGGTCATCAAAAAGCTCTTTAACCAGGAAGAGTAACAAATGTTCCAAACAAATTCAAACTAGTGTTGAAAAACTTAAAAATTGTAATCGGAAGCCCTTGCAACAGTTATCAGGAAAGAGTAAAATTTAAATTGGCAATATGTGCACACTAACACTTGCTTAAATAATTTACACCTAAGGAGAATTAAGCATAGCCAATCTACCTTCTAGCCTGTTTTTGCGGGTTGGGAGGATACACCaacagacagaaataataattctaaccaagctcaggatcaaacagGACCCGTGATGCTGCATTGCTACTGGACTGCatacattttcttaaaattaaAACCAAGTAGATATGGTAGGAAAAGAAGCCTACAGTTTGAATAAAAAGCTATGTAATGACCACAAACGCAACCCATCACCAGGTTAAAAAACACCCTTTAAGCATTCACCTTCAGTCTCCTCTGTACTCGGCCACACTTAGAGCTTGGTGGTGGGGGGCAAAGGGCCATCACCCCTCCATTTTGCACAATAGGTGGCATAGTTTCACTTTTACAGAGGAGTGGAAATTGAAACATAGGAAGCAAAGAGTTGCTGAGACCATTACACAGTGGTGAAGGGTTTTGGGGCAGATGGGGtattgtttgattatttaagCTGGAAAAAGGGGGGGTCTGAAATGCAAGTGATTGTTTACTGCCTGTCTGTGGGTACTGGCTAGAAGTCAGGCCATTACAAATGTGACTGCTAGATGGAGAGTCACCACAATTGGATGACAGGGGAGAGACAGCAGAAATGGAGGAGTTACACTGGCCACTGTTTTGAGGAAAGGGGTCATTATCAAATGGGACTGGACTGGGACTAAAGAATGTATCTAATGTGGAAGAGAAAGGGGAATCACTGGGTGTGTTGCAAGGAACTGATGGATAAGAGATGAAAGGATTGTCTTTAAGGTGGTTCTGATTGGTGTCAATCACAGGAGCAAACTCCAGCAACAAAACACTGTCCAGCTAATTTTGAAGGAGGATAGGAGAATAGGAATACAGAAGATATGGTAAGAGTATGAAAAGTCcaggaatagagagagaaatcaaTGGTTAGTCTTCTATGCTTTAGTAATTGGTTAAGGTAAAATCAGATACTTTGCCCTGTGATGCAAAGTAAGAAACTAACTAATGGACTTCAAACGTTTTTATTTAAGTGGCCAGGACAGCAAAGTGAACAATCTTAAGATTCTTTTTTTGGAACCTTCCATCTAAATATACAGCATTTTCATAACTTAATCTTGTTCAGAAGTCTTTATATTCTTAAAGACAAAAGGATCAAAATGGCCAACAAGCCATTAATGTAGATTTCACCCATTCCTGTAGCACAAAAGCAAGCGTTTTCGAATGCTTCATTTTAGTACTAGCTGTTACAGTTTGCCACATGACTAAACGCTTATTAGGATTTGACtggaaagataaaaataatagaacttcttgaaagaaaatctgtaaaaGCTGCAGATTATGCAATAATCAAGAAATGAGTTACCCCTGTGTGATTTGTCCAAGCATCTTGATCACAAAAAATCTGGAGACAGCAAAATGCAAGTACAAGCTCAAATCTGGTACATAGGTTTTATCAGTATTTTCAAGTATTGTAGTTATAAGCATAGAGTGAACCTTTTAGTGGAATAATCATATATTACCGTGGGAGAGTTGATATCGGGAGGTGTGGACATGTCCCCAAAAAGGTCCAACTGTTCCATTGTCTGTATGCAGAGACACAATGAATGCCTCATCCTTTTAAACAGACATtattcagtatatatatttaaaaaaaaaaaaaaaaaaaaaaaaaatccctactGTTGACAAATCAGAAATCTTACTTTTACTGTTGCCACCTGACCATCCAAACTGAGCAAAGTATCACTTCCAttctttaaacagaaaaattatAGTAGACAAATATGAATGTATACAGGAGGGTCGGAggataaataaaggaaaaataataattaaataagacTTGCCTCAACCACAGTACTGGTATCAtcctaaaacaaagaaagaaaaatgtattaacaaagcttttagttttttttaaaaagggaaagAGATGCAAAAGGAcgtgttttaatttaaagcacATTTAGCAAATAACCACTAGAGTGCAATATAGTCACAATGTTATTCAGCCAACGTTTTATTGTTTAAGACAGGCTATATTTTTATCGAACCTCATTCGTTGAAGAGCAATTACATGCACTTCTACTGTAAAAAGGGGGTCAGCAAATTCTACATTCGGCATgatcaaaaaagcaaaaatggaACACAAATCTGCTAATATCTTGGCTCAACAATCTGCATGGGGTCATATTTATGTGCTGAACAAAAGTCAAACCACCATGAATCAGGTGACTTCGCCATAAATTATACTAGGCCATCAAAGTCTCTGGATTAGTCAACATCTAAGCTGGCCCCTTGTAACATAGCAAGGTGTTATAGTTTCTAAAGTTAAAGagctaaatattaaatagattTGCTTCATATCTATTTGCTTCagcatgttcatttatttatacatacaagCCAAATCAAATGGATAATCTGAATGTAAAAATAGACAGTGTTTAGTTGTTTGTTCAAATGTATGGTGCATGGATATTAAAGGACATTTTTACATTGAATAAATGATGCAGTATGTGATTGAGAGAAGTCATTCACCATTGTAGAGCATTATAAATTTGCAAAGGGAAAAACAAGTCCTGTGCTACAAGCTACAATAATGTGGGTAGaaaaatataactaaaaaataaataaataagacacatGATTGCACAGTGTTACATgtaatgaaaaatattattttcaaaatacTTGGGTATcaaatgcattaaataaaaacttgcAGTTGAAATACACATTCCCTGCCAGCATTAGGAAGCGGTTACCTTCTGTGCAGCTTCAGCTTCTTTCTGCCTTGTGTTGAAAATCACCTGGAATAGATCTTTAAGATCAATGACTAGAGGTTGTGCCTGCAGGATTGTCAAAAAGAAAGAGTGTtacatgttttaataaaaaaggtgtagtttgggaattaaaaaaaaaaaaaaaaaaaagtttattcctGAACTAAATTGTAGGTAGATATTCAAGTAAGGAGATCTACAAGCTTAGTATCACCTTAGAATAATCTGTATATAAACCCATTGCACATTAGGCTcatcacatttatattttaaatgctgctacaattgtttacacaaacagtaTACTGGTCAGCAAAGCTTTATGTAGCTCTCTTGTAAAGTATTGTCAGTTTGTACAGTCTTGTCaataagctttttttgtttttcaaaaactCTTTAGCCCTTAATCCCATGCTGTCtgatgtagcaccagggtccttgagaaatgtttaatttaatgcATTTTGCAGAAGCTATGCATGGCTGACATGACACGAAAAGCCTCTTGAATTGACTAAATAACAGCTGTGGACTTTTTTCTAAAAACCAAATATCATACTGGAATACAGCATTTTAACCAAGCCA comes from Tachysurus vachellii isolate PV-2020 chromosome 26, HZAU_Pvac_v1, whole genome shotgun sequence and encodes:
- the dab2 gene encoding disabled homolog 2 isoform X2, whose amino-acid sequence is MSTEVQPVPVAPAGPTADPVLPVVSTETNTVVTEHPTATTAVSTPTASKFFSREKKKAPERTDEYLLARFQGDGVRYKAKLIGIDDVPEARGDKMSQDSMMKLKGMAVAARSQGKHKQRIWVNISLDGIKIIDEKTGVIEHEHAVNKISFIARDITDNRAFGYVCGAEGQHQFFAIKTTQQAQPLVIDLKDLFQVIFNTRQKEAEAAQKDDTSTVVENGSDTLLSLDGQVATVKTMEQLDLFGDMSTPPDINSPTLDSVLLLEFAPVIDTNQNHLKDNPFISYPSVPCNTPSDSPFSSTLDTFFSPSPVPFDNDPFPQNSGQCNSSISAVSPLSSNCGDSPSSSHICNGLTSSQYPQTGSKQSLAFQTPPFSSLNNQTIPHLPQNPSPLCNGLSNSLLPMFQFPLLCKSETMPPIVQNGGVMALCPPPPSSKCGRVQRRLKSPGNEMFGANIFASPAQGEGPSTAQSASSVPADLFNPALASWSLGPPSVQAPKTGPWVQPAQSMFPIQSAVQGSSLNSLPQPCTFGGAPLPHWGQQMSSSFGTPAATQAWGQPATIVAWPQSATLSNPFQPSGFPPIIASPGELKTGQTSSGVPPLPRRPPPTKEEIPAVKNAFTALDPLGGKELKTGKDMFKNFQMAKPGSGSLAGQISNGAFEQYFSNKVGVAQEAADHDDFDINQLSAKSIELSKPALQASTTATPASALSLTPSSEGVLLDAAFMPNPAPNPSGPDPLPAAGFFDDPFGSSFLAPPTTVGPAAKADAFVDPFGGNPFA
- the dab2 gene encoding disabled homolog 2 isoform X1, whose product is MSTEVQPVPVAPAGPTADPVLPVVSTETNTVVTEHPTATTAVSTPTASKFFSREKKKAPERTDEYLLARFQGDGVRYKAKLIGIDDVPEARGDKMSQDSMMKLKGMAVAARSQGKHKQRIWVNISLDGIKIIDEKTGVIEHEHAVNKISFIARDITDNRAFGYVCGAEGQHQFFAIKTTQQAQPLVIDLKDLFQVIFNTRQKEAEAAQKDDTSTVVENGSDTLLSLDGQVATVKTMEQLDLFGDMSTPPDINSPTIFCDQDAWTNHTGLDSVLLLEFAPVIDTNQNHLKDNPFISYPSVPCNTPSDSPFSSTLDTFFSPSPVPFDNDPFPQNSGQCNSSISAVSPLSSNCGDSPSSSHICNGLTSSQYPQTGSKQSLAFQTPPFSSLNNQTIPHLPQNPSPLCNGLSNSLLPMFQFPLLCKSETMPPIVQNGGVMALCPPPPSSKCGRVQRRLKSPGNEMFGANIFASPAQGEGPSTAQSASSVPADLFNPALASWSLGPPSVQAPKTGPWVQPAQSMFPIQSAVQGSSLNSLPQPCTFGGAPLPHWGQQMSSSFGTPAATQAWGQPATIVAWPQSATLSNPFQPSGFPPIIASPGELKTGQTSSGVPPLPRRPPPTKEEIPAVKNAFTALDPLGGKELKTGKDMFKNFQMAKPGSGSLAGQISNGAFEQYFSNKVGVAQEAADHDDFDINQLSAKSIELSKPALQASTTATPASALSLTPSSEGVLLDAAFMPNPAPNPSGPDPLPAAGFFDDPFGSSFLAPPTTVGPAAKADAFVDPFGGNPFA
- the dab2 gene encoding disabled homolog 2 isoform X4; translation: MSTEVQPVPVAPAGPTADPVLPVVSTETNTVVTEHPTATTAVSTPTASKFFSREKKKAPERTDEYLLARFQGDGVRYKAKLIGIDDVPEARGDKMSQDSMMKLKGMAVAARSQGKHKQRIWVNISLDGIKIIDEKTGVIEHEHAVNKISFIARDITDNRAFGYVCGAEGQHQFFAIKTTQQAQPLVIDLKDLFQVIFNTRQKEAEAAQKDDTSTVVENGSDTLLSLDGQVATVKTMEQLDLFGDMSTPPDINSPTSPGNEMFGANIFASPAQGEGPSTAQSASSVPADLFNPALASWSLGPPSVQAPKTGPWVQPAQSMFPIQSAVQGSSLNSLPQPCTFGGAPLPHWGQQMSSSFGTPAATQAWGQPATIVAWPQSATLSNPFQPSGFPPIIASPGELKTGQTSSGVPPLPRRPPPTKEEIPAVKNAFTALDPLGGKELKTGKDMFKNFQMAKPGSGSLAGQISNGAFEQYFSNKVGVAQEAADHDDFDINQLSAKSIELSKPALQASTTATPASALSLTPSSEGVLLDAAFMPNPAPNPSGPDPLPAAGFFDDPFGSSFLAPPTTVGPAAKADAFVDPFGGNPFA
- the dab2 gene encoding disabled homolog 2 isoform X3 translates to MSTEVQPVPVAPAGPTADPVLPVVSTETNTVVTEHPTATTAVSTPTASKFFSREKKKAPERTDEYLLARFQGDGVRYKAKLIGIDDVPEARGDKMSQDSMMKLKGMAVAARSQGKHKQRIWVNISLDGIKIIDEKTGVIEHEHAVNKISFIARDITDNRAFGYVCGAEGQHQFFAIKTTQQAQPLVIDLKDLFQVIFNTRQKEAEAAQKDDTSTVVENGSDTLLSLDGQVATVKTMEQLDLFGDMSTPPDINSPTIFCDQDAWTNHTGSPGNEMFGANIFASPAQGEGPSTAQSASSVPADLFNPALASWSLGPPSVQAPKTGPWVQPAQSMFPIQSAVQGSSLNSLPQPCTFGGAPLPHWGQQMSSSFGTPAATQAWGQPATIVAWPQSATLSNPFQPSGFPPIIASPGELKTGQTSSGVPPLPRRPPPTKEEIPAVKNAFTALDPLGGKELKTGKDMFKNFQMAKPGSGSLAGQISNGAFEQYFSNKVGVAQEAADHDDFDINQLSAKSIELSKPALQASTTATPASALSLTPSSEGVLLDAAFMPNPAPNPSGPDPLPAAGFFDDPFGSSFLAPPTTVGPAAKADAFVDPFGGNPFA